The Microbacterium sp. LWO12-1.2 genome includes a window with the following:
- a CDS encoding peptidase C14, with product MTYQENTDTAALRSRRMLLAGFGAAALGGVAAVATTAPAQAAGPRVPQSSAGSKAVARAGTASDLATLKGKAGDLVRTAGYATAGDGGDGLYRFVKKDAPAVNGGTVLAARKEGVWVLVHAGVVDFRQFGIADASTPADDALDAMVGDATIHRIEAHTDLNFVRRHRFTRSNLAFDFGNHLMTTEGIENAPKDDPFAAVMFFRGEVTDDVQEARLGENVPDLADIFPVADSSFFSVGTWYAAEVNGLSGRWERELQRLVQVTQIVDGTHIRVNYKNGWPLGKDRTITWRRVVPVQDITVSNLKFLGTGTDEYTGSHPLAFEYAVRCDVDHIDGTGTFWPLIQRRWNTYYSTVSCTLKNPTSVTWGGAGYLTQQIYCLYGYVANCHTANARHLNDFTASAYCLVENCHGDGDDQGPFVTHGQYEHDLTYTGNSGLMTFANSGAAWGSAAKRITVRKHVCSWFVARVRITDLTLEDVQVIGKPSLAGSGMLWINADGAQLRGCTASDTLIITQASDNSARPTVIADSHFTFVAPGELTNATVKTPVTFVDTVLSGVGGMKIAGAGAVTFRGSTLTAAEDAGPVVSSSERLRFEGSTLRNTRIAAARGETQAVEIAGSDVAIKGGTGISRTGSGALHLTLSDSTFRAEGAATHVAVKTGVTHYRAVGNRFEGGAVELADGAFGAESTLLHTGNVESGVTRTAFPAEGDRVVDTANLVV from the coding sequence ATGACGTATCAGGAGAACACCGACACCGCGGCGCTTCGCAGCCGTCGGATGCTGCTCGCCGGATTCGGTGCCGCGGCGCTGGGCGGAGTCGCTGCGGTCGCCACGACCGCGCCCGCACAGGCGGCCGGACCCCGCGTGCCGCAGAGCTCTGCGGGCTCGAAGGCGGTCGCACGAGCAGGCACGGCGTCCGACCTCGCGACGCTCAAGGGCAAGGCCGGCGACCTCGTGCGCACGGCCGGCTATGCGACCGCCGGTGACGGCGGCGACGGGCTGTACCGCTTCGTCAAGAAGGATGCGCCGGCCGTGAACGGTGGAACCGTGCTCGCCGCCCGCAAGGAGGGTGTGTGGGTGCTCGTGCATGCGGGAGTCGTGGACTTCCGGCAGTTCGGCATCGCCGACGCCTCGACGCCGGCCGATGACGCCCTCGACGCCATGGTGGGCGATGCCACGATCCATCGGATCGAGGCGCACACCGACCTGAACTTCGTGCGCCGCCACCGTTTCACGCGCTCGAACCTCGCGTTCGACTTCGGCAACCACCTCATGACGACCGAGGGGATCGAGAACGCGCCGAAGGACGATCCCTTCGCGGCGGTCATGTTCTTCCGCGGCGAGGTGACCGATGACGTGCAGGAGGCGCGTCTCGGTGAGAACGTGCCCGATCTGGCCGACATCTTCCCAGTCGCGGACTCCTCGTTCTTCTCGGTGGGCACCTGGTACGCCGCCGAGGTCAACGGGCTGTCGGGCCGCTGGGAGCGCGAGCTGCAGCGCCTGGTGCAGGTGACGCAGATCGTCGACGGCACGCACATCCGCGTCAACTACAAGAACGGCTGGCCGCTCGGCAAGGACCGCACCATCACGTGGCGCCGGGTGGTGCCGGTGCAGGACATCACGGTGTCGAACCTGAAGTTCCTCGGCACGGGGACCGATGAGTACACCGGGTCCCACCCGCTGGCCTTCGAGTACGCGGTGCGCTGCGACGTCGACCACATCGACGGCACCGGCACGTTCTGGCCGCTCATCCAGCGCCGGTGGAACACCTACTACTCGACCGTGAGCTGCACGCTGAAGAACCCGACCTCGGTCACCTGGGGCGGTGCTGGCTACCTGACGCAGCAGATCTACTGCCTCTACGGCTACGTCGCCAACTGCCACACCGCGAATGCGCGGCACCTGAACGACTTCACCGCGAGCGCCTACTGCCTGGTCGAGAACTGCCACGGCGACGGTGACGACCAGGGGCCGTTCGTAACGCACGGACAGTACGAGCACGACCTCACCTACACGGGCAACTCCGGGCTCATGACGTTCGCGAACTCCGGCGCCGCCTGGGGCTCGGCGGCCAAGCGCATCACGGTGCGCAAGCACGTGTGCTCGTGGTTCGTGGCACGCGTGCGCATCACCGACCTGACCCTCGAGGACGTGCAGGTGATCGGCAAGCCCTCGCTCGCAGGTTCCGGGATGCTGTGGATCAACGCCGACGGTGCGCAGCTGCGCGGATGCACGGCATCCGACACGCTCATCATCACGCAGGCATCCGACAACTCGGCGCGGCCGACCGTGATCGCCGACTCGCACTTCACGTTCGTCGCGCCGGGGGAGCTCACAAACGCCACCGTGAAGACGCCGGTGACCTTCGTGGACACGGTGCTGAGCGGGGTCGGCGGCATGAAGATCGCGGGTGCGGGAGCGGTCACCTTCCGCGGCTCGACCCTGACCGCAGCAGAGGATGCCGGACCTGTGGTGTCGTCGTCGGAGCGGCTGCGGTTCGAGGGCTCCACGCTGCGGAACACCCGGATCGCGGCGGCGCGCGGCGAGACGCAGGCGGTCGAGATCGCGGGCTCGGATGTCGCGATCAAGGGCGGCACCGGGATCTCGCGCACCGGGAGCGGGGCGCTGCACCTGACGCTGTCCGACAGCACCTTCCGCGCGGAGGGCGCGGCCACCCACGTCGCGGTGAAGACCGGCGTCACGCACTACCGTGCCGTGGGCAACCGCTTCGAGGGCGGGGCGGTCGAGCTCGCCGACGGTGCGTTCGGAGCGGAGTCCACCCTGCTGCACACCGGCAACGTCGAGTCCGGCGTCACCCGCACCGCGTTCCCCGCCGAAGGCGACCGCGTGGTCGACACCGCGAACCTCGTGGTCTGA
- a CDS encoding IS481 family transposase, which yields MSHANARLAPAGRLIMVQRIQSGRAVAHVAAEMGVSRTTAWRWWRRFREEGRAGLIDRSSVARSHPARTGPCRETRVRIMRHLTRRGPVFIAAKLGMHSSTVGRVLVRHHTPLLRETDPVTGTVIRAVRRSARRYEHDHPGSLIHIDVKKLGRIPDGGGWRAHGRSEKVRSRGIGYDYIHAVIDDHSRLAYAEIHDDEKGTTAAGVLERAIAFYAALGVTVERVISDNAFAYRHSAAFRAVLDAHGITQKFIKPHCPWTNGKVERLNRTLATEWAYARAYTSNAERTAALPIWLDYYNLDRAHLGIDGKTPIDRINNGRGQYI from the coding sequence ATGTCCCACGCTAATGCCCGGTTGGCTCCGGCCGGCAGATTGATCATGGTCCAGCGCATCCAGTCCGGGCGTGCGGTCGCGCATGTGGCGGCGGAGATGGGGGTCTCCCGCACGACCGCGTGGCGGTGGTGGCGCAGGTTCCGGGAGGAAGGGCGGGCGGGTCTGATTGACCGGTCCAGTGTCGCCAGGTCGCATCCCGCTCGGACGGGCCCGTGTCGGGAGACACGGGTGCGGATCATGCGACATCTCACCCGTCGCGGTCCGGTGTTCATCGCGGCGAAGCTGGGGATGCATTCCTCGACCGTCGGACGGGTATTGGTCCGACACCACACCCCGCTGTTGCGAGAGACGGACCCGGTCACCGGGACCGTGATCCGCGCAGTGCGGCGTTCCGCCCGCCGTTACGAGCACGACCATCCCGGCTCGTTGATCCATATTGACGTGAAGAAGCTCGGACGCATCCCAGACGGAGGCGGATGGCGCGCGCACGGCCGCAGCGAGAAAGTCCGCAGCCGTGGGATCGGCTACGACTACATCCATGCCGTGATCGATGACCACTCCCGCCTCGCTTACGCCGAGATCCACGACGACGAGAAGGGCACCACCGCAGCCGGAGTCCTCGAACGCGCAATTGCGTTCTATGCCGCCCTCGGCGTCACCGTCGAGCGGGTCATCAGCGACAACGCCTTCGCCTACCGGCACTCGGCCGCGTTCCGCGCGGTCCTCGACGCCCACGGCATCACCCAGAAGTTCATCAAACCGCACTGCCCCTGGACCAATGGGAAAGTCGAAAGACTCAACCGCACCCTCGCCACCGAATGGGCCTACGCCCGCGCCTATACCTCGAACGCCGAACGCACAGCTGCCTTGCCCATCTGGCTCGACTACTACAACCTAGACAGAGCCCACCTCGGCATCGACGGCAAAACCCCCATCGACCGAATCAACAACGGTCGAGGTCAATACATCTAG
- a CDS encoding SDR family NAD(P)-dependent oxidoreductase — translation MNAPARSKTIVITGASDGIGAAAARQLADADHRLILVGRSPEKTRAVAVETGATHFTADFARLDEVRELAAQIAAEVGEGGIDVLANNAGGIFGDQTPTVDGFEKTLQVNHLAPFLLTNLLLPQLLRSDAAVINTSSVAHRLFGHLDIDDLDNRTKFSANKAYGDAKLANVLFTKSLHTKFHAEGLRPVAFHPGTVSTNFASESSSIMRLVYRTPLKRLLLISAEKGGENLRWFIDGTPDETWFSGAYYDERTLSTRVNPQVDDPALAEALWQRSAELVGL, via the coding sequence GTGAACGCTCCCGCGCGGTCGAAGACGATCGTCATCACCGGAGCATCCGACGGGATCGGCGCGGCGGCCGCCCGGCAGCTGGCCGATGCCGACCACCGGCTCATCCTCGTCGGCCGCTCCCCTGAGAAGACCAGGGCCGTCGCCGTCGAGACCGGGGCCACGCATTTCACCGCCGACTTCGCGCGGCTCGACGAGGTGCGCGAGCTCGCGGCGCAGATCGCAGCCGAGGTCGGCGAAGGCGGCATCGATGTGCTCGCGAACAACGCGGGCGGCATCTTCGGCGACCAGACGCCCACCGTCGACGGGTTCGAGAAGACGCTGCAGGTGAATCACCTGGCCCCCTTCCTGCTCACGAACCTGTTGCTCCCGCAGCTGCTGCGGTCGGATGCGGCGGTCATCAACACCTCGAGCGTGGCGCACCGCCTCTTCGGGCACCTCGACATCGACGACCTCGACAACCGCACGAAGTTCAGCGCCAACAAGGCCTACGGCGACGCGAAACTCGCGAACGTGCTGTTCACGAAGAGCCTGCACACGAAGTTCCACGCCGAGGGCCTGCGCCCGGTCGCCTTCCACCCCGGGACCGTGAGCACGAACTTCGCCTCCGAGTCATCCAGCATCATGCGGCTCGTGTACCGCACCCCGTTGAAGCGTCTCCTGCTCATCAGCGCGGAGAAAGGCGGGGAGAATCTGCGCTGGTTCATCGACGGGACACCGGACGAGACCTGGTTCTCGGGCGCCTACTACGACGAGCGCACCCTGAGCACCCGCGTGAATCCGCAGGTCGATGACCCCGCCCTCGCCGAAGCGCTGTGGCAGCGCAGCGCGGAGCTCGTAGGGCTCTAG
- a CDS encoding GntR family transcriptional regulator, giving the protein MSDQNIAEQVADELRAAIQSGELAPGERLVERKLADRLGVSHIPVREALTRLAEERLITREPRRGARVAKLSAQDLEEISSLRIVLEQFMAIRVQERWSEESAARLGTIIQDMSDAAPGDIAEVLRQDRLFHETLADLAEHRFLDELSAQLRGRITGFLHAANAALDPAEQKEHVRSHQQIVDAIASGDPEQARAVIAEHVTRAVERITPSAE; this is encoded by the coding sequence GTGTCAGATCAGAACATCGCCGAACAGGTCGCCGACGAGTTGCGCGCCGCGATCCAGTCCGGCGAGCTCGCCCCCGGTGAGCGACTCGTCGAACGCAAGCTCGCCGATCGGCTCGGCGTCAGCCACATCCCCGTGCGCGAAGCCCTCACCCGCCTCGCCGAGGAACGGCTGATCACGCGCGAGCCCCGCCGGGGGGCCAGAGTCGCCAAGCTCAGCGCCCAGGACCTCGAGGAGATCTCGAGCCTGCGGATCGTGCTGGAGCAGTTCATGGCCATCCGCGTGCAGGAGCGGTGGAGCGAGGAATCGGCCGCGCGGCTCGGCACGATCATTCAGGACATGTCGGATGCCGCGCCCGGCGACATCGCCGAGGTGCTGCGGCAGGACCGCCTGTTCCACGAGACGCTCGCCGATCTGGCGGAGCACCGCTTCCTCGACGAGTTGAGCGCGCAACTGCGCGGACGCATCACCGGCTTCCTCCACGCCGCGAACGCGGCGCTCGACCCCGCAGAGCAGAAGGAGCACGTGCGCAGCCACCAGCAGATCGTCGACGCGATCGCGAGCGGTGATCCCGAGCAGGCGCGCGCCGTGATCGCCGAGCACGTGACCAGGGCCGTCGAACGCATCACCCCGTCTGCCGAGTGA
- a CDS encoding ABC transporter substrate-binding protein yields the protein MSRRRVRLGGAALLTVALMTAGCSSTPSTPDGQAQEGGTLTVAAAQGIPQLNPAIRTFAWEEVLFPLLWNGLTKTDESGEIVGDLAEKWETSEDQKTWTFTLRDGVTFSNGDPFTAEDAVASFEYYLDPETATQEKNKISMVTDVTASDEKTVVITLSEPIATFAAGIVWVKMLDVDALDTIDKEPIGTGPYVVDKFTPDDSLTLVPNAEYFGEAPALDEITIVKAAESTAAVTGLRSGDLDVLWSVPQGDVAGLEGGGDIALVTPDNPSQWPSWEVDTQSAPFDDVRARQALAYATDREAILEAAYYGQGTVSPTNNALGEVNPWFGGDLTDYSYDLDKAKELFAEAGVTEGSTLTWWGIAGQYPEWNTSGEILQASLKEIGITLKIDNNDIGTWVDSFYPAGKSFPGYIVPNFQSTPPEPAYSLNFYLEGRCECNWVDPDFQQAFADAVAEPDEAVRAEKWGTVQTIINQQVPLIVPLQSTVVTATTTKVDGVWVEGGGQLHLENAQLKG from the coding sequence ATGTCTCGTCGCCGTGTTCGGCTGGGCGGAGCAGCGTTGCTCACCGTCGCCCTCATGACTGCCGGCTGCAGCAGCACGCCCTCGACCCCCGATGGCCAGGCGCAGGAGGGCGGCACCCTGACCGTCGCCGCCGCGCAGGGCATCCCGCAGCTCAACCCCGCGATCCGCACCTTCGCCTGGGAGGAGGTGCTGTTCCCTCTGCTGTGGAACGGTCTGACCAAGACCGACGAGTCCGGCGAGATCGTCGGCGACCTCGCCGAGAAGTGGGAGACCTCCGAAGACCAGAAGACCTGGACCTTCACTCTGCGTGACGGCGTCACGTTCTCGAACGGCGACCCGTTCACGGCAGAGGACGCCGTCGCGTCGTTCGAGTACTACCTCGACCCCGAGACCGCGACCCAGGAGAAGAACAAGATCTCGATGGTCACCGATGTCACGGCATCCGATGAGAAGACCGTCGTGATCACCCTCTCCGAGCCGATCGCCACGTTCGCGGCCGGCATCGTGTGGGTCAAGATGCTCGACGTCGACGCGCTCGACACGATCGACAAGGAGCCGATCGGCACCGGCCCGTACGTCGTCGACAAGTTCACCCCGGATGACAGCCTGACGCTGGTGCCCAACGCAGAGTACTTCGGTGAGGCGCCGGCACTCGACGAGATCACGATCGTCAAGGCGGCGGAGTCCACGGCCGCCGTCACCGGTCTGCGCTCCGGCGACCTCGACGTGCTGTGGTCCGTACCGCAGGGCGACGTCGCCGGACTCGAAGGTGGCGGCGACATCGCTCTCGTCACACCCGACAACCCCAGCCAGTGGCCCTCGTGGGAGGTCGACACCCAGTCGGCGCCCTTCGACGATGTGCGGGCACGCCAGGCTCTCGCCTACGCGACCGACCGCGAGGCCATCCTCGAGGCCGCGTACTACGGGCAGGGCACGGTGTCGCCCACGAACAACGCGCTCGGCGAGGTCAACCCCTGGTTCGGCGGCGATCTGACCGACTACTCCTACGACCTCGACAAGGCCAAGGAACTGTTCGCCGAAGCGGGCGTCACCGAGGGCAGCACCCTCACATGGTGGGGCATCGCGGGTCAGTACCCGGAGTGGAACACGAGCGGTGAGATCCTGCAGGCGAGCCTGAAGGAGATCGGCATCACGCTCAAGATCGACAACAACGACATCGGCACCTGGGTCGACTCGTTCTACCCGGCGGGCAAGAGCTTCCCCGGGTACATCGTGCCGAACTTCCAGTCCACGCCGCCCGAGCCCGCGTACTCGCTGAACTTCTACCTCGAGGGTCGCTGCGAGTGCAACTGGGTCGACCCGGACTTCCAGCAGGCGTTCGCGGATGCGGTCGCCGAGCCCGACGAGGCCGTCCGCGCCGAGAAGTGGGGCACCGTGCAGACGATCATCAACCAGCAGGTCCCGCTGATCGTGCCGCTGCAGTCCACCGTGGTCACGGCGACCACCACCAAGGTCGACGGCGTCTGGGTCGAGGGCGGCGGACAGCTGCACCTCGAGAACGCGCAACTGAAGGGCTGA
- a CDS encoding ABC transporter permease has protein sequence MAISIAMLIATSLLVFVVLRLLPGDPVITRLGSTPGVDAEMLQRLREEAGLDAPIIEQYLRWIGGVFTGDFGQSYFNQYSVSELIAQRFPATIELTLIGILLAVLIATPAAVIASLRPLGVVDRILTAISTAGMALPQFLIGIVLIVVFAVQLKVLPARGYTPFSEDPGDNLVRMILPALTLAFAAAPLLMRFLRASMVEVLDASYIRTAKGKGQSASGVVIGHALRNALIPGLTMLGLIVGYTLGGVVIVEYVFGVPGLGSLAIDAVFKRDYAVLQSVVLLISAMFILTTLIVDLLYGVLDPRLRARSSRG, from the coding sequence GTGGCGATCAGCATCGCGATGCTGATCGCCACCTCGCTTCTCGTCTTCGTGGTGCTCCGGCTGCTGCCGGGCGACCCCGTCATCACCCGGCTCGGTTCGACACCGGGCGTCGACGCCGAGATGCTGCAGCGCCTCCGCGAGGAGGCCGGTCTCGACGCCCCCATCATCGAGCAGTACCTGCGCTGGATCGGCGGGGTCTTCACCGGCGACTTCGGACAGTCGTACTTCAACCAGTACTCGGTGTCCGAACTCATCGCGCAGCGCTTCCCCGCCACGATCGAGCTCACCCTCATCGGCATCCTGCTGGCCGTGCTGATCGCGACACCGGCCGCCGTGATCGCGTCGCTGCGTCCGCTCGGCGTCGTCGACCGCATCCTCACCGCGATCTCGACCGCGGGCATGGCGCTGCCGCAGTTCCTGATCGGCATCGTGCTGATCGTGGTGTTCGCGGTGCAGCTCAAGGTGCTGCCCGCGCGCGGCTACACGCCGTTCAGCGAGGACCCGGGCGACAACCTCGTGCGCATGATCCTGCCCGCCCTCACACTCGCATTCGCTGCGGCGCCGCTCCTCATGCGCTTCCTGCGGGCATCCATGGTCGAGGTGCTCGATGCCTCCTACATCCGCACCGCGAAGGGCAAGGGGCAGTCCGCGAGCGGCGTCGTGATCGGTCACGCGCTGCGCAACGCTCTGATCCCCGGACTCACGATGCTCGGCCTGATCGTCGGCTACACGCTCGGCGGCGTCGTGATCGTCGAGTACGTGTTCGGAGTGCCGGGGCTGGGGTCGCTCGCGATCGATGCCGTCTTCAAACGCGACTATGCGGTGCTGCAGTCCGTGGTGCTGCTGATCTCGGCGATGTTCATCCTCACCACGCTCATCGTCGACCTCCTCTACGGAGTGCTCGACCCGCGTCTTCGTGCAAGGAGCAGCCGTGGCTGA